In Callospermophilus lateralis isolate mCalLat2 chromosome 10, mCalLat2.hap1, whole genome shotgun sequence, a single genomic region encodes these proteins:
- the Slc15a2 gene encoding solute carrier family 15 member 2 isoform X1: MLEERERKEPAMNPFQKNESKETLFSPVSTEEVPPRPSSPPKKSSPKICGSSYPLSIAFIVVNEFCERFSYYGMKAVLTLYFLYFLHWNEDTSTSVYHAFSSLCYFTPILGAIIADSWLGKFKTIIYLSLVYVLGHVLKSLGAIPILGGNVVHTILSLVGLSLIALGTGGIKPCVAAFGGDQFEEEHAEERTRYFSVFYLSINAGSLISTFITPMLRGDVQCFGDDCYALAFGVPGLLMVIALVVFAMGSKMYKKPPPEGNIVAQVTKCIWFAISNRFKNRSGDIPKRQHWLDWASEKYPKRLIMDVKALTRILFLYIPLPMFWALLDQQGSRWTLQATKMNGNLGFFVLQPDQMQVLNPFLVLVCIPLFDLVIYPLISKCGINFSSLRKMAVGMILACLAFAVAAVIEIKINGMAPPQPGSQEIYLQILNLADDEVKVTVLGNGNHSLLIESIKSFQKTTNYSKLQLKTKSQDFHFHLKYHNLSVYTEHSVEEKNWYSLIIHENGKSVSSMMVKDIENKTTNGMTAIRFINTLHTDVNISLGTDTPISVGEDYGVSPYRTVHRGEYPAVHCKTEDKDFSLNLGLLDFGASYLFVIINITNQGLQAWKTEDIPANKMSIAWQLPQYILVTVAEVMFSVTGLEFSYSQAPSSMKSVLQAAWLLTVAVGNIIVLVVAQFSGLVQWAEFILFSCLLLVVCLIFSIMGYYYEPVKSENIHQPADKQILHFQGEVINLETKNTKL; this comes from the exons ATgcttgaggagagagagagaaaagagccaGCCATGAATCCTTTCCAGAAAAATGAGTCCAAGGAAACTCTTTTTTCACCTGTCTCCACTGAAGAGGTACCACCCAGACCTTCCAGCCCTCCAAAGAAGTCATCTCCG AAAATCTGTGGCTCCAGCTATCCACTGAGCATTGCCTTCATTGTGGTGAATGAATTCTGTGAACGCTTTTCCTATTATGGCATGAAAG cTGTGCTGACCCTGTATTTCCTGTATTTCCTGCATTGGAATGAAGACACCTCCACTTCTGTGTACCATGCCTTCAGCAGCCTCTGTTATTTCACCCCCATCCTGGGAGCAATCATTGCTGACTCGTGGCTGGGAAAATTCAA GACAATCATCTATCTCTCCCTGGTGTATGTGCTTGGCCATGTTCTCAAGTCCTTGGGTGCGATACCAATACTGGGGGGAAACGTGGTACACAC aatcCTATCATTGGTTGGTCTGAGTCTAATAGCTTTGGGGACAGGAGGTATCAAACCCTGTGTGGCAGCTTTCGGTGGAGACCAGTTTGAAGAAGAACAT GCAGAGGAACGGACAAGATACTTCTCAGTCTTCTACCTCTCCATCAATGCAGGGAGCTTGATTTCTACGTTTATCACACCCATGCTGAGAG GAGATGTGCAGTGTTTTGGAGACGACTGCTACGCATTGGCTTTTGGAGTTCCAGGACTGCTCATGGTAATCGCACTGG TTGTGTTTGCAATGGGAAGCAAAATGTACAAAAAACCACCTCCTGAAGGAAACATAGTGGCTCAAGTTACGAAATGTATCTGG TTTGCTATTTCCAACCGCTTCAAGAACCGTTCTGGGGATATTCCAAAGCGACAGCACTGGCTGGACTGGGCCTCTGAGAAGTACCCA AAGCGTCTCATTATGGATGTGAAGGCACTGACCAGGATACTGTTCCTTTATATTCCATTGCCCATGTTCTGGGCTCTTTTGGATCAGCAG GGCTCACGATGGACCCTGCAAGCCACCAAGATGAATGGGAATTTG GGATTTTTTGTGCTTCAGCCGGACCAGATGCAG GTACTAAATCCCTTTTTGGTTCTTGTCTGCATCCCATTGTTTGACCTTGTCATTTATCCTCTGATTTCCAAGTGTGGAATTAACTTCTC ATCACTCAGGAAAATGGCAGTTGGTATGATCCTAGCATGCCTGGCATTTGCAGTTGCAGCAgtgatagaaataaaaataaat GGAATGGCCCCACCCCAGCCAGGTTCACAAGAAATCTACCTACAAATCTTGAACCTGGCAGATGATGAAGTGAAAGTGACAGTGCTGGGAAATGGAAATCATTCTCTGTTGATAGAGTCCATCAAATCCTTTCAG AAAACAACAAATTATTCCAAACTGCAACTGAAAACAAAAAGCCAGGATTTCCACTTCCATCTGAAGTATCATAATTTGTCTGTCTATACTGAGCATTCTGTGGAGGAGAAGAACTGGTACAGTCTGATCATTCATGAGAACGGGAAAAGTGTCTCCAGCATGATG GTAAAGgatatagaaaacaaaacaacaaatggGATGACAGCCATCAG GTTTATTAACACTTTGCATACAGATGTCAACATCTCCCTGGGTACCGACACCCCCATCAGTGTTGGTGAAGACTATGGTGTGTCTCCTTACAGAACTGTTCATAGAGGAGA ATACCCTGCAGTGCATTGTAAAACTGAAGATAAGGACTTTTCTCTGAATTTGGGTCTACTAGACTTCGGTGCATCGTATCTGTTTGTTATTATTAAT ATCACCAATCAAGGTCTTCAGGCCTGGAAGACAGAAGACATTCCAGCCAATAAAATGTCCATTGCATGGCAACTACCACAGTATATTCTGGTTACAGTTGCTGAGGTCATGTTCTCTGTCACAGGACTTGAATTTTCTTATTCTCAG GCTCCATCTAGCATGAAGTCTGTACTCCAGGCAGCCTGGTTGTTGACTGTTGCAGTTGGGAATATCATTGTGCTTGTTGTGGCGCAGTTCAGTGGCCTGGTACAG TGGGCTGAATTCATTTTGTTTTCCTGCCTCCTCCTGGTGGTGTGCCTGATCTTCTCCATCATGGGCTACTACTACGAACCTGTAAAGTCAGAGAATATTCACCAACCAGCGGATAAGCAGATTCTCCATTTCCAAGGGGAGGTGATCAACTTAGAGACCAAGAATACAAAGCTCTGA
- the Slc15a2 gene encoding solute carrier family 15 member 2 isoform X2, giving the protein MNPFQKNESKETLFSPVSTEEVPPRPSSPPKKSSPKICGSSYPLSIAFIVVNEFCERFSYYGMKAVLTLYFLYFLHWNEDTSTSVYHAFSSLCYFTPILGAIIADSWLGKFKILSLVGLSLIALGTGGIKPCVAAFGGDQFEEEHAEERTRYFSVFYLSINAGSLISTFITPMLRGDVQCFGDDCYALAFGVPGLLMVIALVVFAMGSKMYKKPPPEGNIVAQVTKCIWFAISNRFKNRSGDIPKRQHWLDWASEKYPKRLIMDVKALTRILFLYIPLPMFWALLDQQGSRWTLQATKMNGNLGFFVLQPDQMQVLNPFLVLVCIPLFDLVIYPLISKCGINFSSLRKMAVGMILACLAFAVAAVIEIKINGMAPPQPGSQEIYLQILNLADDEVKVTVLGNGNHSLLIESIKSFQKTTNYSKLQLKTKSQDFHFHLKYHNLSVYTEHSVEEKNWYSLIIHENGKSVSSMMVKDIENKTTNGMTAIRFINTLHTDVNISLGTDTPISVGEDYGVSPYRTVHRGEYPAVHCKTEDKDFSLNLGLLDFGASYLFVIINITNQGLQAWKTEDIPANKMSIAWQLPQYILVTVAEVMFSVTGLEFSYSQAPSSMKSVLQAAWLLTVAVGNIIVLVVAQFSGLVQWAEFILFSCLLLVVCLIFSIMGYYYEPVKSENIHQPADKQILHFQGEVINLETKNTKL; this is encoded by the exons ATGAATCCTTTCCAGAAAAATGAGTCCAAGGAAACTCTTTTTTCACCTGTCTCCACTGAAGAGGTACCACCCAGACCTTCCAGCCCTCCAAAGAAGTCATCTCCG AAAATCTGTGGCTCCAGCTATCCACTGAGCATTGCCTTCATTGTGGTGAATGAATTCTGTGAACGCTTTTCCTATTATGGCATGAAAG cTGTGCTGACCCTGTATTTCCTGTATTTCCTGCATTGGAATGAAGACACCTCCACTTCTGTGTACCATGCCTTCAGCAGCCTCTGTTATTTCACCCCCATCCTGGGAGCAATCATTGCTGACTCGTGGCTGGGAAAATTCAA aatcCTATCATTGGTTGGTCTGAGTCTAATAGCTTTGGGGACAGGAGGTATCAAACCCTGTGTGGCAGCTTTCGGTGGAGACCAGTTTGAAGAAGAACAT GCAGAGGAACGGACAAGATACTTCTCAGTCTTCTACCTCTCCATCAATGCAGGGAGCTTGATTTCTACGTTTATCACACCCATGCTGAGAG GAGATGTGCAGTGTTTTGGAGACGACTGCTACGCATTGGCTTTTGGAGTTCCAGGACTGCTCATGGTAATCGCACTGG TTGTGTTTGCAATGGGAAGCAAAATGTACAAAAAACCACCTCCTGAAGGAAACATAGTGGCTCAAGTTACGAAATGTATCTGG TTTGCTATTTCCAACCGCTTCAAGAACCGTTCTGGGGATATTCCAAAGCGACAGCACTGGCTGGACTGGGCCTCTGAGAAGTACCCA AAGCGTCTCATTATGGATGTGAAGGCACTGACCAGGATACTGTTCCTTTATATTCCATTGCCCATGTTCTGGGCTCTTTTGGATCAGCAG GGCTCACGATGGACCCTGCAAGCCACCAAGATGAATGGGAATTTG GGATTTTTTGTGCTTCAGCCGGACCAGATGCAG GTACTAAATCCCTTTTTGGTTCTTGTCTGCATCCCATTGTTTGACCTTGTCATTTATCCTCTGATTTCCAAGTGTGGAATTAACTTCTC ATCACTCAGGAAAATGGCAGTTGGTATGATCCTAGCATGCCTGGCATTTGCAGTTGCAGCAgtgatagaaataaaaataaat GGAATGGCCCCACCCCAGCCAGGTTCACAAGAAATCTACCTACAAATCTTGAACCTGGCAGATGATGAAGTGAAAGTGACAGTGCTGGGAAATGGAAATCATTCTCTGTTGATAGAGTCCATCAAATCCTTTCAG AAAACAACAAATTATTCCAAACTGCAACTGAAAACAAAAAGCCAGGATTTCCACTTCCATCTGAAGTATCATAATTTGTCTGTCTATACTGAGCATTCTGTGGAGGAGAAGAACTGGTACAGTCTGATCATTCATGAGAACGGGAAAAGTGTCTCCAGCATGATG GTAAAGgatatagaaaacaaaacaacaaatggGATGACAGCCATCAG GTTTATTAACACTTTGCATACAGATGTCAACATCTCCCTGGGTACCGACACCCCCATCAGTGTTGGTGAAGACTATGGTGTGTCTCCTTACAGAACTGTTCATAGAGGAGA ATACCCTGCAGTGCATTGTAAAACTGAAGATAAGGACTTTTCTCTGAATTTGGGTCTACTAGACTTCGGTGCATCGTATCTGTTTGTTATTATTAAT ATCACCAATCAAGGTCTTCAGGCCTGGAAGACAGAAGACATTCCAGCCAATAAAATGTCCATTGCATGGCAACTACCACAGTATATTCTGGTTACAGTTGCTGAGGTCATGTTCTCTGTCACAGGACTTGAATTTTCTTATTCTCAG GCTCCATCTAGCATGAAGTCTGTACTCCAGGCAGCCTGGTTGTTGACTGTTGCAGTTGGGAATATCATTGTGCTTGTTGTGGCGCAGTTCAGTGGCCTGGTACAG TGGGCTGAATTCATTTTGTTTTCCTGCCTCCTCCTGGTGGTGTGCCTGATCTTCTCCATCATGGGCTACTACTACGAACCTGTAAAGTCAGAGAATATTCACCAACCAGCGGATAAGCAGATTCTCCATTTCCAAGGGGAGGTGATCAACTTAGAGACCAAGAATACAAAGCTCTGA